The following coding sequences lie in one Cucurbita pepo subsp. pepo cultivar mu-cu-16 chromosome LG13, ASM280686v2, whole genome shotgun sequence genomic window:
- the LOC111809118 gene encoding universal stress protein A-like protein, producing MSENMEKDHNRRVGVAMDYSATSKSALKWAAHNLLTHGDQLILIHVEPPNSDTPRKLLFQHTGSPLIPLEEFREIKLEKQYGLRNDAEVLDVLDSLASTKGVRVVAKVYWGDPREKLCEAVEDLKLDSLVLGSRGLGSIKRVLIGSVSSYVVKNASCPVTVVKGKPLPLPLPNSKP from the exons ATGTCAGAAAACATGGAGAAGGATCACAATCGGCGAGTTGGAGTAGCCATGGATTACTCTGCAACAAGCAAATCAGCTTTAAAATGGGCTGCTCATAACCTTCTTACCCATGGAGATCAAttgatcttgatccatgttgAGCCTCCTAATTCTGATACTCCCAGAAAGCTCCTCTTCCAACACACTGGCTCAC CTTTGATTCCTCTTGAGGAATTCAGAGAGATTAAGTTGGAGAAGCAGTATGGACTGAGAAATGATGCAGAAGTTCTCGATGTTCTTGACTCATTGGCTTCAACCAAAGGG GTGAGAGTTGTGGCTAAGGTTTATTGGGGCGATCCAAGGGAGAAATTGTGTGAGGCTGTGGAGGATCTTAAGCTTGATTCGCTTGTTCTTGGTAGCAGGGGTTTAGGCTCTATCAAGAG GGTATTGATTGGGAGTGTGAGCAGCTACGTTGTGAAGAATGCTTCATGTCCTGTTACTGTGGTGAAGGGGAAgccattgccattgccattgccAAACTCCAAGCCTTGA